The Camelus dromedarius isolate mCamDro1 chromosome 8, mCamDro1.pat, whole genome shotgun sequence DNA segment CCCGAATTTAAATCCCCGTATGCTGCATGATTTCCAACAAGTGAACTTTCCTGAGGTTCACTTTTGTGATCTACAAACAGGGACTACATACCAACAATCTAAGTATTTCACCACATTGCTGTGAAAatctaaatgagaaaaatattgcaCACCTGAGGCAAGTCACTTTTAAAATCACTCTAATGCTGTAAAGGGTAATAAGATTCTTAACTGAAGACCCTCTCTGCAATCACATATAGTACCCATGTTCTGCTTCTGCCTCTCTTAGGAGTTACAATGAAATAAGCATGATCCAGGCAAATTTAAGTGGTTTTTCAGTCACTGAATGTGTTTATCTGAAATAAACACTGTATTATCACCtaacaaaaaaatgtatatagcTTAAGCATAAAGTATATTTATTCACATACAAGGCTCTCACCATCAACAAAATACGTCTATCAAATTTTAGTTCCAATGGTGTGCTAAGTAACCTACATCTTCTCATTTAACATCTTACCTATACCCAATCCAGCTCAGTAGAAAAAGCATGGGGCCTTCTGAAGTCTGAATGACTCAAGTTTGAATCCCAGCTAGGTTATCCTAAGTGGTCAGTAGGCCTTGGCCAAGTCAGAGCTGAAATATCCTCAAACGAAAAACAGGAATAATACTGCCCACTTCATAGGATTAAAATTATTGTGCTCATGTCTGTGTTGAGCCTAATCTGATGCCGAGCAAAAGGCAGTTGCTCAATATATGGTGGCTGGTAATTTGACTGCCTTCCCCCAAAGCGAggatctttgattttttttaagaatgcttAAATTACACGGTCACACAAGATTACTCACACCGCAGACAAGCCAAGAAGCACAAAGAAAGGGATTCCCTAAGATCATTCACAGATACTGAAATTGTGCCCTAAAATTAATGCAAGCATAAGAGCCAACGTAAAGAGCTTaaaatccatccttccttctcctggccCCTTATCACATGATACAAGAGTCAGGTGATTTAAAACCTGAACCACTGTTCCCTTAAGCCACTGGACTCTTGAGGAAGGAGGTGGCTGTTTTCTAACGGCCTCCCCATTAGAAGCCACTGTTTTAAGACCTGGGCTGACTGTCATCCCTTCCTTGAGAAGGATGGTTAAAAACAGGAAGACAGGGGAGAAGAGGATTTAGCTTAACTTGGAAAGCTAAATTCACTAAGGAAAGCGGATCAAGGACGACTGAGGACTTTATCTTCTTCATGACTTCACCTTAAGCTTATATCCCACCTATGTACATACTTTGGTCAGTTTTTGTACAGCTTCATTAATGTTCCCTCAAGCTAGTGCTTTTGCTGCTCTAGAGTTCATGACTATATTCAAAGTTGATCCATGATGAAGTtttaacatacacatacacatttatacaatggaatactactcagccataaaaaataataaaataatgacatttgcagcaacatggatgggcctggagatgatcatactaagtgaagtaagccagaaagagaaagaaaaataccatatgatatcacttatatgtggaatctaaaaaaaaaagacaaatgaacttgtttataaaacagaaacagactcacaaatatagaaaacaaacatggtcacagggggagagaaaggggtgggaagggataaactaggagcttgagatttgcagatactaactactatctataaaacagataaacaacaagtttctacagtacagcacagggaacgatattcagtatcttgtagtaacctataatgaaaaagaatataaaaacgaatatatgtaaactgaactattatgctgtacgccagaaactgacacattgcaaactgaccatacttcaataaaaacgaagtaaaataaaatacatacacatatgtgtgtatgtacgtaGGCTATATATAAGTGAAAATCTCGTTAAAGACTGAGGCTGAGGTTTAATCAGGCCTTTTTTATCTTCCAGCTTAATTTTAAGCAGttgtcacctttttttccttctgtgactaTATATTAAGACATGTGTCCTCATCCAACAAGGAGGCATCAATACGTAAAATAGGCTTCACATTGTATTCTCCCCACAAACTGTTCACATTCAGAACTTTCCTCATTGCCTAGGCTCAGCCTTTTGGGGAGTCTGAGAGCCACTGGTAAAAGCTGTCAAAACAGACAGTCTGACACGCATAGAAGAACTACCggggagagtcagagagagagtgagtgtgtgtgtgtgtgtgtgtgtgtgtgtgtccccaaaCTCACAAAATCAGACTGATGGTGGACAAGGGTGGAGAAGGGTGGCCTGGAGTAGAGCTGGatacaaagaaaaaatggaaaagaacccCAAGAGTAGGAAGAGTCTACCATTTACCACgctgaggagaggaagagggactgAAGAATCCGTTGGGGTAAAACTACaacattaaagagaaaacaaagagattTCACCAAACTGAGGCGTTAGAGTGaaccctccctcctgctccaattccatgtttttttgtttttttccaggaagCCACAAAATAGTTCTTTTCCAACAGAGGGataatattaacaaaagaaaataaaggaaatctaTGCTAAAAATGTAACCTACCTACACTGAGGAGTCTGAAAACGGAAATACTTCTTATCCCTTTTTGTAATGGGTTTCCAAACAGGAGGCCCAGGGAGAAGGGTATGTGAAAGGGAGCGAAGCAGCCAAACTTTTTCGGAATATGGAGTCTTTTGACtacattcttgtttttaattgacCTTTTCGTGGTCAGCTGGCAGATTCTTAGCtcagtgcagcatctgactgggGAAGTCCGAATCTGATGAGTGGTCCATACGCCAGACAACTGAAAAGACGAAGCCAACGCAAGACTGATGCAGAACCAGCACTTGCTTTGGGTCACACTCTAATGCCCCCATCGAGCGGCTGAAACTCCAGCGAGGTTTGAATCCACTGAAAACAGTGCAACGGAAGAGAGAACACAGCACAGTTCAAGGGAGAGCTGAAGTTTAGCCAGACCAGGCAGCTCGCCGGAGAAGTGTGTAAGCAGGTTGGAGGTGGAAAACAGTGTACACAGAGAAAGGGGCTAACTCAGAAAACAACTATCTACGGAGGGTATGCTTTCCTCCTGGGGTGGCTGCACCAAGAGGAAATCCTTTTACACCCAGAAACGGCGCTCCTCGCCCACGCGCCCCGCGCCGCCCACCCAGCGCCCGGCGTCCAGCGCACACTTACTTTCGTCCGGCCATTGATTTTGTAGTTGCCCAGCTTCCCGTTACAGTGGCGGATCAGGTCGTCCATGCTGCTCATGAGCAGCCCGATGGTTTCGCAGCCGGGCTCCTTGCCCTCGATCCAGGTGATCTTATCGCCTCGGATGTCCTTGGACGAGTCGCTCTTCTGGCTGACCAGCTGCCCGTCCGTGAACTTGCCCGTGTCGTGCAGGGCGCGCACCTCGTCGCCGATCTGCTGCCCGGTCTCCTTGCCCAGGAAGTCGTCCACCACGCAGATGCCGTGCTTGTTCATGCACGGCACGATGTACTCCAGCGCCAGCTTCAGCGCCGGCAGCGGCTTCGTCTGCCCGTTGGGCCGCAGGCCGCCGCCGGGACTCAGCCCCTCGCCCGGCGCGTGGCTCGGCGGGTACAGGTTCGCCTTGTCCTGGTACAGCGGCGAGCGGGCCAGCGGCTCCTCCTTCGCGGGCTCCGCCTCGGCCGCCGCCGGACCCTGGCCGCCGGGCGCCGCGCGAGGCGGGGACGCGGCCACCGCGGGCTTGGCCTTCGCCTTCGCCTTGGCGGCGTCTCCGGCGGCCCGCGGGCCCGCAGCCTCGGCGGCTCTATCCCGGCGCGGCGCTGCCTTCCTGGCCGCCCCGGCCCCGGAGGCCCtgggcggcggcgcggcggccgGCGGCGCGGGGCCGGGGTGCTGGGGCTGGCCCGCTCCGTGGGCGGGGGCGCCCTCGCCGCCCTGGCACACGAGCTTGTGCTTCTTCCAGTCCTGGCGCTGGTGCTCCTTGCTGCAGTAGAAGGAGCTGCGGCAGCGGCTGCAGCGCAGCAGGTTCTCCATCTTCCCGCACAGCTCGCAGTACTGCCGGTCTCGCTCGCTCGGGCTCGGCCCGCCGGGCCCGCCGCTGTCATTGGCCatggcggcggcggtggcggcggcggcagcggaggcCGAGAAGGAGGGGTGGCGGCCGGACggcctcgcctggggccggggaGCGGGCGGAGCGGCCGGGGCCGTCACTGCGCCATGCACCCGCCGCCCCTCGTCTCAGGAGGCCGGCGCCTCGCGCCCGCGGCCCGGCCGCTTCCTTGTCCTCCGGTCCGGCCGCGCAGCGCCGGCGGCCGCCTCAGCGCCTCATCGCCGCCGCGGGCTGAGAGAGCGCGGCCTGCGCGGCGGACGGCGACCTCCGCTCGGGCGCGCGGGCCCGGCGCGCGAGACCGGCCGCCTtggccgccgccgccaccgcctcaGCGTCCCAGGCGGCCCGGCCCGGCCTGAGGAGGAGCGCAGGGCGTGCGGGCGCCACTCGCTCTGCGCGCTCTGCACGTACACCACGGCCCCGCGGCGACCCGGGCGGGCGGcgcgcgggggcgggggcgggggcagggccgaGGGGAGGGCCGAGGGGGTGGCCGCCGCGCGCTCGCGCTCGGGCACGGGCGGCGCCGGTGCTGCCTCCGCTTTCCCGCACTCGGCGGGCTGGGCTTCGGAGCCCGGGGCCggcgccctccccgccccctcgccGACTCCGCCCGGGGCGGGCCGGGGACGCTGCCGCCGCCCGGCGCGGCCTGCGCGGGGACGCCGAGGGGCAGGCCCGCGAGCGACGTTAGGGCGGGgaccccgccgccgccgccgccgcccccgcccccccccaggCCTGCGACCCGGGCCGCTCCTACACCTGCCGGGGAGAGCGCGGCCGCGCGATGGTCGCGGTCTTAATATGGCTGCTGTTTGTTTGGACCCGACTGGGTGTGTTCCAAGCGCGCTCCAGACTCGGTTGCAAGGTGGCTCTTGCAGCCCCCTTTTGCATAGGAGGAAACGGAAATTCGGAGAAGTAGAGCAGCTGGCCCAAGGTCACGCAGAGCTGGGACTGAATCCAGGAATCAGACTGTCAAGATTCCAAGGCTGCTTTTTCCATCACACCAATACAGCCTCTAATTCAAGAAGGCCTGaaatggttaaaaacaaaaacaagtattGCTGCCGTGTGAATCCAAGCCCCAGTGCCCCGTTTGAGCCAAATTTAAAGGTACTGAAATTTGATGTATTTTTACCACTTAACAATCCTGTGAAAACTGGGTTTTAAACCTGTCGAGTTTAAAACCTCATGAAGAACTATTTGGCTACCAAGTTAAATAAGGTCATCAGTGTGCATTTCTATATCCACATTGAGGCTCTTAAGTTCAGACTGATGGAACTGCTCCGAAGAAGTGGATTTGGGTGGTAAATAACCTTAACTACATTAAcgactttttaaattaaaaaaaaaaacaaaacaaaaaaaaacctctcattaGTAGAATTTGTGCTATGTTGATGAATACAGTTCTTTGTTTTATAGTACGTAAAAACCTTACCAGAAATAAGCCAAGGGTGTTTCTTTCCGCCTCCCATTTATTTTAAGACTAAAAAGAGCTATggcagatactacctactatatatataaagagatgaACAAGatcttactatatagcacagggaactgtattcgcTATCTCATAATAgcctataagaaaaaaatatgaaaaagaatatatatatgtattcatgtataactgaatcactatgctgtacactagaaattaacacaacattgtaaactgactatacttcagtttttttaagggGCTGTGATTTAGATTTTCACAATCTTTATGGAACACCTGCTAATTTGGTAAATGTTGCACTAGGCTTGTGTATCATCTGAATAGACTGCAAGTAACTTCAGCAGTCCTTGAGATGATAGCCTTCCAGATTAACAACACAAGAGCTGAAATGTGTAAGGTCAAAGGCAGGAGAATATAAGAAGTTATAAACCACTTTGTAGAATATTTGTAAAAAACTACTTGAGTCCGAAAACTCTTCATCAACTCTACAGAACTTAAAACTGTCATTAAGTTCagctatatatataaatggacaGTATCTGAGGGATCCAACCTGGTGAAAGAGGACAGTAATTCCACTTAGCTTGGCCTTTGAAAGACTGAGATAAGTATTATATTCATGGCTTCAAATTCCAAACCAAACGAAAAATCCGACTTTCTGTAAAGAATCAAGATCTGGATCTATCTCAACTGTGTACCCAACTTTCCCAGAGCTTTATGAAATTCAGTAAAATATCATGGTTGCAGTTATTACTAATTAGGCTGTTTAACAAATGTGTTAGGAGAACGCAACCTGCCAGACTGTCCGTGGCACGCAAATGAAGTAGTTACCCTTCGTACACTTGTGAGGGGTATAGTCCactgcaggaggcaggcaggtaaACAAATAATGACTGCCAAGAGTTCAGAGTAAACGCCCTAAAAGAGGGGAGGATAGGATGggacagaaacaaaggaaaaggaattgcTAGCTCTGCCCTTTGCATTAATCAAGATTCCAAgcaaattaatttagaaattctAAAAAGTGCTTAGGATtcatgatttgcagatactaactactatgtataaaatagataaacagcaaggtcctactgtagagcacagggaaatacattcaataccttataatagcctataatgaaaaagaatatgaaaaggaatgtatgtatgtataactgaatcactgtgctgtacaccagcaattaacacaacattgtaaaccgtaAATTGGAAGTAcagtatacttcaaaaaaaattgctTAAGAAAATAAGCTATGAAAATGTTTTGATATACATAaatcataaaaagtaaaatataatttcaatacAAGTAAAATCAAATACTCCTTCAGCCTCCCTTTGCTATAGTaatgataaatgatttttaactATTCCCAAGTTGACTAGGGAACACGCGTTCTAAAAACTCTTGATTCTTCTCAATTTAGTTACTTGTAGGTCTTACAAGAAGTCTAACAGTATCTCAAAAATTGCTGTCTGGGACTATGGCGTGCAAACAAGTGTATTTATATCTCGATATgcactttgcatatattttcattgttatctACTTAATAACTGTCCATATCAAAACCTTTATTAGCTTTCATTTTGTTCCAATTAAGTATAGAAaatgaatagcacagggaaccatattcaaaatcttgtaataaccttcaattaaaaaatacgaaaacgaatatatgtatgtatatgcatgactgggacattgtgctgtacaccagaaactgacacattgtaactgactatatacttcagttaaaaataaaaataaaaaaacacatgcaaaatgacaaaaaatatagaaaataacaaattgaACATGTGTATCTTGACAATACTTAATCAAAGGTGACCCTCTCAAAGTTTTCATGAATAgaacaaatgtaaaatattgttTCATGATtagaacaaatataaaatattgtttcaAGTATTTCCAAAGATCCATGATTTCAGAATTTTCAGTTATTCTGGTTTAATAGTATGTCAACAAATTCGATGTTGGTGAGGTTTCCCCAAACCATCTGCTAACCATGCTATAGTCAATGAATGACATGAGCTCCAAGGAGAGCCTGGAACTCTACCAGCATCGTAGCTGTAGTTACTTTTTCAAAAGTCAAAGAGAAGATGCACAGTGTGTTGCAGGAATTTATCCTATGAACACTGATATGATACTCTTAATGTGCCAAtcttattaactcatttaatcctcataacaccATGAGGTGGGCACTTTATTATGCCCACTTACGGAAGATGAAATAAGAGGAAGGCAATGCGTGTCCTTCCCAATTTTTAAGATTATAAGATTAGTAGCACTAGGGGTGTTACCTAATACTCTGCGGAGAACAAAGGCTTGTGTCTCCAAAAGCCAGGAATTAGCGCAACTTTTTTCCTGCCCACAACCTAATCAAGAACTGAACTGAAGGATGAATTAAAGTAAAAATGCTACCATCACCGTATCACACCAGTTTGGACCAAAGCTAACTGCCCGCCTATTTGGCTTCCCTTACTTCTGGCAATGTTTACTGAAACTACAAAAAGCAGTAAGCACTGGGACCTGACAAAAGACTTACAAAGAGAGGCAAAGCTGAGATTAAATGCAAAGGACAGAGTTAAATGAGGAAGTGAATTTAGAAATGACTGTGTTGACTCTTGAGGAAAGCCCAGTGAACAGGCTTTACCTTCAAGGGACCTAGCACTcgttctcctttaaaaatatgttaaaaatgcacaaaagagTCTCTGCTCAGGAAGTCAAACATCTGATTGTTAACTAATGACCTCTTGTGGCCCCATCTGTGACAATCTTGTTTTAATACattacagagaacagaaaaaaaaatcacaagtatAACATAGGCATCCCACCAAGATAAACAGGAAGACGATCTTTGAGTTCTGGGAAAAGCAGCTAAAAATCTGAGGCATTTTCTAACTATAGTATCGGGACATGCACAAGTAGGTGTCTTTGGAAAACAGCACCTGCTCGTCTCTGTACTGGGGGTTCTGCCAGATCCCACATGAGCTGTGAGCTTCCCCACGGCCATGGAACCAGCTTTACCGTCTCTCAGGTTGTTTCCTCGTgcaaataaatgatttaaatagaCTTTCTATATATTCAGGAAAATGTCTCTATCACCCAACTTCATCAGCTTATGATTTAAAACTTACCTACTATAACCCAGTTAAAAATCAATCATCTCATTTCAAGAAATACAAAACTTTACAACCATTTGTCATTATAGTGATTTTTTTGTATTACAAACATGGGTTACTATATACATTATGTGTTAATGTAATTACACAAAAAGCTGGGACTTTTttctttggttggttttttttgaCAACAAACATAACCTTAACATTGAACCAACTTTTAATGTAGTCCCAATCAGTAACTTAATGCCAATCCAGACTGGAGGCAGCtaaattatttctgtaatttttgtgtgtgtgaaaaaatgtaaacatgcACAAAAATAGAGTTAACAGCATAATCAGCCTCAACCCTGATTAGTTCAATAATTAGCaacttcaacaattatcaacatttttATACCCTTGTCTCTCccattttgccttttttatttactttttgtagaGTTATACTTGACATATACCACTGTGttagttttagatgtacaacataatgatttgatatatatattgtatagtttgtgaaatgattatcacagtttCATCACTTCACGTAgttatcaaattttttttcctgtgatgagaacttttaagatctactctcttagcaactttcagatctacaacacagtattgttaaccaCAGTCACCATCCTGCACATTAGAGCTCCAAGATTTATGTCTAACTGAAAGTTGTACCTTTgaacccccttcacccatttccctcaccctcaacccccacctctggcaaccactaatttattcTTGGTctctatgagttcagtttttttatttttgtttttttagaaaccacacataagtgagatcatatggtatttgtctttgtctgacttatttcactcagcatagtgcCTTTGAGGTCCATCCCCACTGTCACAAAAGGAAAGATAGCCTttatttttatggatgaataatattcatatataaatatattcgtaaatcatatatctgatatgctatatttgcaaatcatgtctgatatattttcaaatcatgtatctgatataCTACAGTTCAGCATAATCaaccaaatatttgcaaatattttctctcctcctGTAGAATGCCTATTCATGTATAAATACATTTgaaagtcatatatctgatatatttgcaaatcatatctgataTACTATATTTGCAGATCATTTATCTGATATACTATAGCTTATCAGCATAATCaaccaaatatttgcaaatgttttctcatgCTGTAGAATGCCTATTCATGTATTACTattcatgtataaatatatttgcaaatcatatatctaatgtaaaatatatgcaaatcGTATATCAGATatacgatttgcaaatattgtctctcaTTCTGTAGAATGCTGTTTCATTTTGCTGAAGGTTTCTTTTTGCTGTACAgagctttttggtttgatgtggtcccacttgttattttgcttttgttgcctttgcttttgctgtcacatccaaaaaaatactgccaaGATGCACGTCTGAGAGCTTTTCCCCTATATCTTCTTCCAGGAGCTTTATGATTTCCGATCTTTCGTCCATTTGAGCTGATTTGGGGGCATTGGTGTAggataggggtccagtttcattcctttgcatgtgaCTGTCTAGTTTTCCCATATTCTTGGcccctttgtcataaattaattgaccatatacgtgtggatttatttctgggctgtctttctgttcccttgatctgtgtatctgtttctaTGCCAGTACtgtacttttgtgtgtttttttcttcatcttttatatacattttcccTGGTCTCATCTCTTTGTCAGGAGACATTCTTATTTAAATGTTCAACCCACATCAAATGGGAAGGCCAATTCCTTCTCCAAGGACCTGCAAATCTTCAGTTTTGCATTCATAGTTTTCATTCTCGTGACCACCCCTGACCCTGAATTTCTGCTCCTGTAAAACAAAGATCTCCTTCTTTTCCctgttcccttccttctgctccaAAAAGAACCCAGGTTCCAAACTCAGCTCTTTTTaaacctcttttccttctggccTCTCCCAGGGGTCTCTTCACAGGGCTCTGGCTACTCCGTTTTGGGGGCAGGGATCCTTGACACTAAACCACTGCAGGAAACTGAATTTGTCTTACTGTGTAGCTTGCCCCCTGCACTCTGGGCTGGCCTTCAGATATCCAACTGCTCACTCATATTATCTCCAAGGTCTTATACTCAGAGACTTTCTCTTGAGTAGCCCAGAACTGGCCAAATTTGAAATTTCAGCCTCTCCTAGTGACTAGTACCTGGATACGGAGGGAAGTGATGTGTGAGTTCTGTTGCTACTGATACAGTTTACTTGCACATCCTTTCCTCAACTTAGGAAGGCAAAACTAGTCATAGTCTAAATTCTAAATGAGAATGGTTTTCCTTTATTACATTCCTGCTTATtaatagtcattattttattttattaagtttttttctCATCCACCACAGCCTTTCTGGTTTTTTAACTGCTCTCTGTTGTAGCATACCATTTTCCCACCACAACTGActcatctcttctcttctctgccaaTTTAACTTTTACCCATTCTACAAAGATCATCTGAAATCCCATTACTCTCACAAAATGTGTGTATACAAAAGCATGCATAAATAAACGCCCagctaattttttctttcatttttttcctttttcagttttattaggtagaattattacaattcaactgcacatacacattatattgcatgtaaatacatatatacagtatcttgcacatttttttgtttacataGATACACTGatgattgtttctaagaacagataagagctttagctttttaaacttacatagttataaCACCCAGCTAGTTTTAATGTAGTTTTTTACAGTTCACAAAAGACTTGCACATACAAATTCTCATTTGATGCTCTTACGTTCTTAACAGACTATGGATGCATGTTATTCAGacttccattttacatataagaaaattCAGTCTTTGTGCGGCCAAGCAACTAGCCCAAGGACATACAGTTAAATTGATACAGTTTTGCATTTCagggaaaacctttttttttcttttaccttttgatCCCTTTCACTTAAGGTCCGATTGGTTATggggttttgttattgttgttttactatatctttgtaatatagtttgaaatcaggaagtgtgatgtctccagcttttttgttctttctcaggattgctttggctattcagggtatTTTGTGGTTCGATacaagttttagattttttttctatttctgtgaaaaattccatTGGAATTTAGCTAGAAATTACACGGAATCTGTAGATTGAGTTAGGTAGTATGGACATTGTgacaatattagttcttccaatccatgaacacagaatatctttctatttatttgtatcttttccaACTACTTCCATCAGTGTCAAATAGTTATCAGTACACAGgtgtttcacctccttggttatatTTATACCTAGGCACTTTATTCTCTGTGATgaaattataaatgggattgttaatttctctttctgatagtttgttattagtgtatagaagcACAACTgatatgtatattaattttgtatcctgcaactttcctgaatttatttattagttctgacAGTTTCTTGGTAGGGTCTTCTCTATATCTAATATCATGTCACTTGCAAATAGAGAAAACTTCTTTTGtgatttggattctttttatttcattttcttgcctaattgctgagGCCAGGACTTCCAGCAGTATGCTGAATGGAAGCGGTGAGAGTGGGCagtcttgtcttgttcctgatcttaaaggaaatgctttcagcgtTTCCCCATTGAGTATG contains these protein-coding regions:
- the EGLN1 gene encoding egl nine homolog 1 isoform X1, translated to MANDSGGPGGPSPSERDRQYCELCGKMENLLRCSRCRSSFYCSKEHQRQDWKKHKLVCQGGEGAPAHGAGQPQHPGPAPPAAAPPPRASGAGAARKAAPRRDRAAEAAGPRAAGDAAKAKAKAKPAVAASPPRAAPGGQGPAAAEAEPAKEEPLARSPLYQDKANLYPPSHAPGEGLSPGGGLRPNGQTKPLPALKLALEYIVPCMNKHGICVVDDFLGKETGQQIGDEVRALHDTGKFTDGQLVSQKSDSSKDIRGDKITWIEGKEPGCETIGLLMSSMDDLIRHCNGKLGNYKINGRTKAMVACYPGNGTGYVRHVDNPNGDGRCVTCIYYLNKDWDAKVSGGILRIFPEGKAQFADIEPKFDRLLFFWSDRRNPHEVQPAYATRYAITVWYFDADERARAKVKYLTGEKGVRVELDKPSDSLSKDVL
- the EGLN1 gene encoding egl nine homolog 1 isoform X3 → MANDSGGPGGPSPSERDRQYCELCGKMENLLRCSRCRSSFYCSKEHQRQDWKKHKLVCQGGEGAPAHGAGQPQHPGPAPPAAAPPPRASGAGAARKAAPRRDRAAEAAGPRAAGDAAKAKAKAKPAVAASPPRAAPGGQGPAAAEAEPAKEEPLARSPLYQDKANLYPPSHAPGEGLSPGGGLRPNGQTKPLPALKLALEYIVPCMNKHGICVVDDFLGKETGQQIGDEVRALHDTGKFTDGQLVSQKSDSSKDIRGDKITWIEGKEPGCETIGLLMSSMDDLIRHCNGKLGNYKINGRTKKLQKPTSSLLFSLSTPTPQHLTVINYMDSETRLPAFVPGSAVM
- the EGLN1 gene encoding egl nine homolog 1 isoform X2 → MANDSGGPGGPSPSERDRQYCELCGKMENLLRCSRCRSSFYCSKEHQRQDWKKHKLVCQGGEGAPAHGAGQPQHPGPAPPAAAPPPRASGAGAARKAAPRRDRAAEAAGPRAAGDAAKAKAKAKPAVAASPPRAAPGGQGPAAAEAEPAKEEPLARSPLYQDKANLYPPSHAPGEGLSPGGGLRPNGQTKPLPALKLALEYIVPCMNKHGICVVDDFLGKETGQQIGDEVRALHDTGKFTDGQLVSQKSDSSKDIRGDKITWIEGKEPGCETIGLLMSSMDDLIRHCNGKLGNYKINGRTKAMVACYPGNGTGYVRHVDNPNGDGRCVTCIYYLNKDWDAKVRNNCLVF